The Virgibacillus siamensis sequence ACCCTGGTATGAATCAAAATCAAATTTATTCCCGGACAAACTAAAGGAAGGTGCGTCTGAATGACTACTGTAATCGCGTTTATATTTATGTTTGGCCTGCTTGTATTCATACATGAGCTTGGCCATTTGATTTTTGCAAAACGAGCTGGAATGCTGGCCCGTGAATTTGCGATCGGTTTCGGTCCAAAAGTTTTTGCTTTCACAAAGAATGAAACGGTCTACACGATACGTCTGCTTCCGGTGGGAGGATATGTACGGGTAGCCGGGGAGGATCCGGAAATTGAGGATTTAAAACCCGGACAGCATATTGCACTTGAATTTAACGAAGCGGGAAAAGTAAATAAGATTATTGTCAATAATAAGTCAAAGCATCCGAATGCTCGTGTGATGGAGGTATCGAAGGCAGATTTAGATCATTCCTTAACCATCGATGGTTTTGAAGTTGATGAGGAAGATCAGCCATTACATTTTGACGTTGATCCAAAGGCATTTTATGTGATGGATGAAAAGGAAACGCAAATTGCCCCTTTTGATCGTCAGTTTGCTTCCAAAAGCGTTGGAAAACGTGCGATGCAACTTTTTGCCGGTCCAATGATGAATTTTGTGCTGGCAATTATTCTGTTTATTATTATTGGGATGGTACAGGGAGTGCCGACAGATGAAGCTGTGATCGATGAGGCGGTTCCTGATACACCGGCTGCTGAAGCCGGGTTCGAGCATGGCGATGAAGTAATTAAGGTCGATGAAAATCCAATCTCAACCTGGGATGAATTTACGGCTATTATTCAAAAAAGTGCCGGAGAGGAACTCAATATGACCGTAGAACGGTCAAATGGTGAAACGGATCAGATTACAGTTGTTCCGGAGAAAATGGAAATTCAAGGCAGAACATATGGACAATTAGGTGTTACCCATATGTTTGAAAAAACGTTTGCCGGTACATTTAAGTACGGGTTTGTGAAAACGTATGATACGACCAAACTTATTCTGACGAACCTGGGAATGCTTGTAACCGGACAGCTTCCGATTGAAACACTGTCAGGACCGGTTGGAATATATGATGCCACAGATAAATTTGTGGAAGCCGGTTTCTTTACCTTTCTGATGTGGACAGCAATTTTGAGTGTTAACCTTGGAATTGTTAACCTTGTACCATTGCCGGCGTTGGATGGCGGCAGATTGTTATTTGTCGGGATTGAAGCTGTACGAGGAAAACCGATTGATCCCCAAAAAGAAGGAATGGTTCATTTTATCGGATTTGCATTATTGATGTTATTAATGATTGTTGTTACATGGAATGACATTCAACGGCTATTTCTATAAGAAGGATTCTTTCAAAAATGGATTAATCGAACATTTAAAATAACAGAACCCTTGTCTGCTTCATGACAAGGGTTCTCATACTTCAGATAAGCTTTTACCTATTATTGCCAGGAGGAAATGGTAATGGATATTACAAAAAAAGAGAAAATGGAATTGTTGCTGGAGCAATTGAATATCGGGGAAAATGATGTATTGGAATATTTTGCTGATAGTCAGTTATTAAAACTCGAAGTACATAAACAAACCAAGACATGGCATTTTCATATTATGGTTCATAAACTGTTGCCAATTGAGACGTACACTTTGCTGTCAACGAAGTTAAAGGAAACATTCGGTCAATTTGCCAATTCAGTGGAACTGACACTTCATACAAATGAAAAGCAATGTGATCATGCAACTATTTGTGATTACTGGAAATTATTTCTGCAAAATACGTCCAATTTATCGCCTGCATATAAGGATCTGGTGTTTAACCAAATTCCGGAAGTGAACAATAATAATCTTATGTTAACTGCGAGAAATGAGGCGGAAGGCAAAGCGTTAAAAAGACGTTTGGAAAAAGAATTTCAGCTTTTTTGCACACAAATCGGCGCCCCTAAGTTTTCCTTGTCTGTCAATGTTAAGACGGAAATGGCTGACATTGAGAAATTCCGGGAACAAAAGGCACTCGAGGATCAGCAGTTGGTTCAAAAAACTGTAATGGAAAAAGAAAAACGTGACAAAGAAAGACAGAGTAAAGAACATGACCAGCCGTTGATGATTGGATATAAAATACAGGATGAGCCAATTCATATGGATGAAATTCAGGATGAAGAGCGACGGGTTACAGTACAGGGCTATGTCTTTTCCGCTGAAATCCGCAAACTCCGCTCGGGAAGGAGCCTTCTTATTGCAAAGGCAACAGATTATACAGATTCATTATCCATTAAGATGTTTTCCAAGGGTGATGAAGATGCGGAGAAATTTGAGCAGCTGAAGACCGGAATGTGGATTAAGGCGCGTGGAAGCATTCAGACAGATATGTATACGAATGAACTTGGCATGATGGCGAATGATATACACGAAGTCAAAGTGGAGACAAGAAAAGACATTGCTCCGGAAGATCAAAAAAGGGTTGAATTACATGCACATACGACAATGAGTCAGATGGATGCTGTCGTATCCCCTTCAGCATTAGTTGAAAAGGCAGCCTCATGGGGACATAAAGCTGTGGCCATTACCGACCATGCCGGTGTTCAAGGGTATCCGGAGGCGCATGCTGCCGGGCAGAAGCATAATATTAAAATTCTTTATGGTGTCGAGGCGAATTTGGTCGATGATGGTGTTCCAATTGCGTACAATGAATCAGATATGGAACTGGAAGACAGTACATATGTTGTATTTGACGTAGAAACCACAGGACTATCTGCTGTCTATGACACAATAATTGAACTTGCCGGTGTCAAAATTCATAAGGGGGAAGTCATTGACAAGTTTGAGGCATTTGCCAATCCACACCATCCATTATCACAGACAACGATTGATCTGACCGGAATTACTGATGATATGGTGAAGGATGCACCGGAAATTGGTGATGTGCTGAAAGATTTTTATGCGTGGATGGAAGATAGTATCCTTGTTGCGCATAATGCAAGTTTTGACATTGGATTTTTAAATCAGGGCTTTAATCGAATTGACTATGATAAAGTTAAAAACCCTGTAATTGATACTTTAGAACTTGCTCGATTCTTATTTCCGGAATTAAAGAACCACCGGCTTAATACGATGTGTAAGCATTTGGATATTGAATTGACACAGCATCACCGGGCAATCTATGATGCAGAAGCAACAGGCTATCTGCTTTGGAAATTGGTGCAAGGATTGCTGAAAAAGGAAATAACAAATCATATACACTTGAACGATCATATGGGAGAAGGTAACGCATATCAGCGTTCACGTCCATTTCACTGCACCCTGTTAGCCAAAACACAAGAGGGCTTAAAAAACATTTATAAGCTTGTCTCCCATGCTCACATTGATTACTTCTATCGGGTGCCGCGTATCCCCAGGTCTCTTTTGCAGAAATACAGGGAAGGGATACTTGTGGGCTCGGGGTGCGATAAAGGAGAAGTATTCGAGACGATGATGCAAAAATCGGCGGATGAGGCAGAAAAGGCAGCCGAATTCTATGATTTTATTGAAGTACAGCCGCCATCAAATTACGCACATCTTGTTGAAAAAGATCTGGTGCAGAATGAAGCACAGATTTTGGACATTCTCAAAAAGCTCACTAAACTTGGGGAACGCATGAACAAAATGGTTGTAGCAACAGGAAACACACATTATATTGAGGGACATGATAAATTGTACCGTCAAATTCTGATTGCTTCTCAGGCGGGTAATCCGTTGAACCGTCAGACGCTTCCTGATACACCTTTCCGGACTACCAATGAAATGCTGGATTGCTTCGGTTTCCTTGGTGAAGAAAAAGCAATTGAAATTGTTGTAACCAATACAAATAATCTTGCGGATGAAATCGATGAATTGTCACCGGTTAAAGATGGACTATATACCCCAACCATCGAGGGCGCTGACGAAGAAATGCGCAATCTTTGTTATACAAGGGCCAAAAATATTTACGGTGAACCGGTCCCTGATATTGTAACCGATAGACTGGAAAAAGAGCTGTCAAGTATTATTGGACACGGTTTTTCCGTAATTTATTTAATATCTCATAAACTTGTAAAAAAATCATTAAATGATGGATATTTGGTAGGTTCGCGTGGGTCTGTGGGTTCCTCACTTGTTGCAACAATGACGGAAATAACTGAAGTGAACCCGCTGCCGCCGCATTACGTATGTTCAGAGTGCCAGCATCATGAATTTATAACAGATGGCTCAATCGGCAGTGGTTTTGATCTGCCTGATAAGGATTGTCCAAATTGTCATATACCGCTGACAAAGGATGGACAGGATATCCCATTTGAAACATTTCTCGGCTTTAAAGGGGATAAAGTTCCTGATATTGACCTTAACTTTTCCGGTGAATACCAGCCAAGAGCGCATAATTATACAAAGGAATTGTTTGGCGAAGATAATGTTTATCGTGCAGGAACAATAGGTACAATTGCTGAGAAGACGGCATATGGCTATGTGAAAGGATATGCTTCGGATAAGCAGCTGGTATACAAGAATGCGGAAGTGGACAGACTTGTTCAGGGATGCACCGGCGTAAAACGGACAACTGGCCAGCACCCTGGTGGGATTATCGTTGTGCCTGAGGATAAAGAAATTTTCGACTTTACGCCAATTCAGTTTCCGGCAGATGACCGGAAAAGTGAGTGGAGGACTACACATTTTGATTTCCATTCCATTCACGATAATCTGCTGAAGTTAGATATTCTTGGACACGATGATCCGACCGTGATCAGGATGCTTCAGGACTTGAGCGGAATCGATCCAAAGACAATTCCGACAGATGATGAGGAAGTTATGAAAATCTTTTCAGGGACTGAATCGCTTGGTGTCACTTCCGATCAAATTAATTGCACAACAGGAACATTAGGTGTCCCTGAATTTGGTACCAAGTTTGTACGGCAAATGCTCGAGGATACGAAACCATCCACATTTGCTGAACTTGTTATTATTTCCGGTCTCTCCCATGGTACAGATGTTTGGCTTGGAAATGCCCAGGAACTAATAAATGATGGTATCTGTGAATTGCCGGATGTTATCGGCTGCCGTGATGATATTATGGTTTATTTAATGCACAAAGGTTTGGAATCCTCACTCGCCTTTAAAATCATGGAGTTTGTCCGCAAAGGAAGAGGATTGCAGGACGAATGGATTGATGAAATGAAAAAGCATGGCGTGCCGGATTGGTATATAGAGTCATGTAAAAAGATAAAATACATGTTCCCGAAAGCGCACGCCGCCGCATATGTACTGATGGCAGTACGGATTGCTTATTTTAAAGTGCATTATCCGATTTACTTTTACGCTGCATATTTTTCCGTTCGCGCGGGGGATTTTGAACTGGATACAATGTGTAAAGGTTCTGATGTGATCCGGAAGCGGATTGAAGGCATTGTACAAAAAGGGAATGATGCTTCCCCGAAAGAAAAGAACCTGTCAACGGTACTGGAGGTTGCACTCGAAATGTGTGAACGCGGTTTTACATTCCGGAAAGTGGATCTTTACCAATCAAAAGCTTCTGAATTTATTGTTGATGGCGATTCGTTAATTCCTCCGTTTAATGCAGTAGACGGATTGGGTACAAACGCAGCGATAAACATTGTCAAAGCAAGAGAGGATGGCGAATTTCTCTCGAAGGAAGATTTGCGTGAACGCAGCAGAATTTCCAAAACTGTTTTGGAATACCTGGATAATCATGGTTGTCTGGATGGCATGGCTGAGAAGAATCAATTATCACTGTTTTAGCCACTTGCATAGTCGGGGGAAACAACGATATGACTTGCATGGCTGCTGTGATTATGATATAGTTT is a genomic window containing:
- the rseP gene encoding RIP metalloprotease RseP; amino-acid sequence: MTTVIAFIFMFGLLVFIHELGHLIFAKRAGMLAREFAIGFGPKVFAFTKNETVYTIRLLPVGGYVRVAGEDPEIEDLKPGQHIALEFNEAGKVNKIIVNNKSKHPNARVMEVSKADLDHSLTIDGFEVDEEDQPLHFDVDPKAFYVMDEKETQIAPFDRQFASKSVGKRAMQLFAGPMMNFVLAIILFIIIGMVQGVPTDEAVIDEAVPDTPAAEAGFEHGDEVIKVDENPISTWDEFTAIIQKSAGEELNMTVERSNGETDQITVVPEKMEIQGRTYGQLGVTHMFEKTFAGTFKYGFVKTYDTTKLILTNLGMLVTGQLPIETLSGPVGIYDATDKFVEAGFFTFLMWTAILSVNLGIVNLVPLPALDGGRLLFVGIEAVRGKPIDPQKEGMVHFIGFALLMLLMIVVTWNDIQRLFL
- a CDS encoding PolC-type DNA polymerase III encodes the protein MDITKKEKMELLLEQLNIGENDVLEYFADSQLLKLEVHKQTKTWHFHIMVHKLLPIETYTLLSTKLKETFGQFANSVELTLHTNEKQCDHATICDYWKLFLQNTSNLSPAYKDLVFNQIPEVNNNNLMLTARNEAEGKALKRRLEKEFQLFCTQIGAPKFSLSVNVKTEMADIEKFREQKALEDQQLVQKTVMEKEKRDKERQSKEHDQPLMIGYKIQDEPIHMDEIQDEERRVTVQGYVFSAEIRKLRSGRSLLIAKATDYTDSLSIKMFSKGDEDAEKFEQLKTGMWIKARGSIQTDMYTNELGMMANDIHEVKVETRKDIAPEDQKRVELHAHTTMSQMDAVVSPSALVEKAASWGHKAVAITDHAGVQGYPEAHAAGQKHNIKILYGVEANLVDDGVPIAYNESDMELEDSTYVVFDVETTGLSAVYDTIIELAGVKIHKGEVIDKFEAFANPHHPLSQTTIDLTGITDDMVKDAPEIGDVLKDFYAWMEDSILVAHNASFDIGFLNQGFNRIDYDKVKNPVIDTLELARFLFPELKNHRLNTMCKHLDIELTQHHRAIYDAEATGYLLWKLVQGLLKKEITNHIHLNDHMGEGNAYQRSRPFHCTLLAKTQEGLKNIYKLVSHAHIDYFYRVPRIPRSLLQKYREGILVGSGCDKGEVFETMMQKSADEAEKAAEFYDFIEVQPPSNYAHLVEKDLVQNEAQILDILKKLTKLGERMNKMVVATGNTHYIEGHDKLYRQILIASQAGNPLNRQTLPDTPFRTTNEMLDCFGFLGEEKAIEIVVTNTNNLADEIDELSPVKDGLYTPTIEGADEEMRNLCYTRAKNIYGEPVPDIVTDRLEKELSSIIGHGFSVIYLISHKLVKKSLNDGYLVGSRGSVGSSLVATMTEITEVNPLPPHYVCSECQHHEFITDGSIGSGFDLPDKDCPNCHIPLTKDGQDIPFETFLGFKGDKVPDIDLNFSGEYQPRAHNYTKELFGEDNVYRAGTIGTIAEKTAYGYVKGYASDKQLVYKNAEVDRLVQGCTGVKRTTGQHPGGIIVVPEDKEIFDFTPIQFPADDRKSEWRTTHFDFHSIHDNLLKLDILGHDDPTVIRMLQDLSGIDPKTIPTDDEEVMKIFSGTESLGVTSDQINCTTGTLGVPEFGTKFVRQMLEDTKPSTFAELVIISGLSHGTDVWLGNAQELINDGICELPDVIGCRDDIMVYLMHKGLESSLAFKIMEFVRKGRGLQDEWIDEMKKHGVPDWYIESCKKIKYMFPKAHAAAYVLMAVRIAYFKVHYPIYFYAAYFSVRAGDFELDTMCKGSDVIRKRIEGIVQKGNDASPKEKNLSTVLEVALEMCERGFTFRKVDLYQSKASEFIVDGDSLIPPFNAVDGLGTNAAINIVKAREDGEFLSKEDLRERSRISKTVLEYLDNHGCLDGMAEKNQLSLF